The Rhodamnia argentea isolate NSW1041297 chromosome 10, ASM2092103v1, whole genome shotgun sequence sequence TCAAGAACCAGCGCAAGTACGCGTACGACGAGATGACGAGGTTGATAGAGAAAGCCAAGAACAATGCGTCGGCCTACGAGAAGCGATCCGAGTACTGCGACCGCGACATGGCGAGGAGCGACCTCGCGATGGCGACGCAGCTGGACCCGGTCCGGACGTATCCATACAGATACAGAGCAGCAAGTGAGTCTTGACATTATCGAACATTCTCATAACGATCAGTTCTCCATGAACTCTGATTGTAGGGGTGGATTGATTCTTTCTTGACTTAGTAAATATGCTGAAATTTGATGCAGTTTTAATGGATGACCATAAGGAAGGTGAAGCTGTACAAGAGCTCACGAAGGCGATCAACTTCATACCCGATCTGCAGCTGCTTCATCTCCGAGCGGCATTCCACGACTCCACGGGCAATACCGGGGCCGCTTTGAGCGACTGCGAAGCGGCCCTGTGTCTGGACCCCGACCATGTGGAGACGGTCGAGCTATACACCAGAGCACGGGAGCGCGCTAAGGAACAGCAAAAATGAAACCATGATCGTGCGTCTCGCGTCCGCAATCGCCTTAGATTCGATCTGATAAGTTTGTCATGCCTTACGATGTAATAACAACGTAAGGGTTCTTCACATCTATCATTGATTTTTGGTAGAAAATTTGAGAGATGATAGCATGTATATATACCGTCTTTTGAACTGCAATAGCGAGGAGGGTTCAGGTTCTCACTGATGTCGATGGTGCGGTTCAAGATCGAATTTGACCAATGGTGATCGCCGTGCGAAAGCAACCCTAAATGTATGTAATGCTCGATGTTCAATTGGTCGAGTCATCTATCTTACAATTCAGTTGATTCAATGTAGTTTATCGATCATGTTTCTTAAACTCAATTTATGAGCAAGCCTTACCAACATCTAGATGAGGTGCCAAAATGAGTTACAGACCCACTTTATAACCCATAATGAGTTGAATCGTCATATTGATtagtaaaatatgaaaaatagatCTCAATGGGCTTTATAGTAGTAAAGCCCAATTCAATATGGATTTCGATGGGGTTTAAGACTCTTTCTGCTTCCAATCCACTTGCAAGTCCGTGGCTCTCTGTCGCTCACTCGATCTCAGTTGCTCACTCCACACATTGACAAGTAAGAGGGATCGGTTCCAGGGTAGGACGGCTCCCAATTGGTTTTAGGGTAGGACGGCTCCCACTTTGAAATTGGGAATTGTCCACTGAGGGCTGGTTCCACAAATTGGCAATCTAAACTACACACTGGGTCTTGGACCCATTTGGAAAACGAACCACCGATTCGGTTCGATTACCCATGGATCCATGGAACTGGGCATGGCATTTTAAGAATTTTCGCATTATCGATTCTAAGTGACATTTTGTCAAACATATTGTGTGTATTATCCGAGAAGTAAAACAAAACCTTAAAAAACTTGGTTTTGAATTCTAACTCATACAAAAATAGCTCGGTTAACTCGGTGCTCTGATTAATAATTAGGGtttacatatatgtatatatatcggGTATGGATAGTTTGGGTAGGTGGTTCCACACCTAGAACAAGGAATTGCCCAAAATCAACCTCTCAGGCCCGTTCGGGCGACTTCTAATTCGATCCGATTCTTTTGCTCACTCCTACACGCATCACCCTCTCTAccactttttcaatttggcGTTCTCTGCGCCTCACTCTCTTACCGCCACCTCCTCCATTGCATTCCGGAGCCCTCTCCTCCACTTCTCCACCGCTAAAAGAGCTAGAGCCGATGTAACTCGCCGAACCTCTCGAGAGAATCGATGTAGCCACAACCCTTCTTCTCCCCTTCCCTCTCTCCACCGCCGTTGCACCACCTCTCTCACCATAGATCTTCACGcgcaaatgggtgggtcgggtcgtCCACTTTTGTGGGCAAGACAAGGCACTAAATCATGATATTTTTGCTTTTCGGATGAGAAATCAAATTGGCAACTTTGATTCCGTGACGACTACGAATGACAATTAATAGGAATCGAGAACAATTTGTCGATACAAAGGATCCAATAGCCGTAACCATCAAATCCCACGCATGTGGTGTGTGTAGCGTCATGCATCGAGCCTATTAGCTTATCACTCTCTAATAGGGGATGAGCAAAAGAACCGGATCGGATAGGGAACCGGTGAATATCTTGTAATTATATGGGCTTGGGCTGAAAAGCAATAACTTGTAATTAGATGGGCTATTTCTGTAATGACCCCTGAGAAGGGGCCCTTTTCGAAAGGCCTCCGCACTTCGCGACCCTCGCACGTGGGACGAGAGCGTGGGAAGATTTCAAATCTCTAGGGTTTTGGCCCGGGCAGCACGGGCAGCTCATCAGCGTCTGCCCGCAGGTCCTTCACACGGTCCCTCCCGCTTCTTGCAGCCATTCGAAAAATTTCGCCCCGAAAAAAGCTTTATTCTGTATATAAATCACTGTACATCTACAAATCCACACGCCTTCGCcgattatctctctctctctctctctctctctctctctctcggggaGCGAGCCTTGCTCGGGAAGCAATTGCAGCTTGTGGCGGCCGGTGAGTTCTTCGAGAGCGAGGCAGCGAGGAGGAACCCTAGCTCGCGGTTCTGAGCTCGTTCGAGTTCGGCTGGTTTCTGAGAGCGCGAGGTATGGATTTCGCTGTGATCTGCAATTTATTCGAGCAATCGCGCTGTTTAGAGCGTGTGCGATGATGCTTTGGGTTTTTCGGGTGCTGATTTAGGGTTTAGCGTTTGTGCTGGGAGTGGGAGGGGCGCGAATCGCTTGTTGGTTTAGGCTTCATCTGGAGCTCCGTTGAGCTTGGTGGAGTCTTTAGATCGTTTGTGTCGGTTTTAAGCTGGGTTTCCGGTGGTGCGTTGAGTAGGTTTTGAATGGGAGGATGTTATGACTGGATTTCGAGGTTGAGTTTGTTTctgaatggtttttttttttttttttttttttcaattttatcttcttACGGTTCATCTGCAAAAACGAAAGGGCATTCAATCGATGGATGAGAGTAAGATTCATGGGAAATAGTGAACAAGAACCGTGTGAGAGCAGATGTTTCGGTCTTTCGTGGTCTCAAAGTCGGATTGTCACCAGAATGTATTGGTTTTGAACCTGCTCTTTAGACTAGTCTGTTTTCAACTGCTGAAGTGTTATGTTTCATGCGGCGTTTGTATTGTCCACCTGCTTTGGCTCAGTTGAACAGATAACCCCTCTCTCTCGTTTGAGATTCAATTCAATTGGCGAATTAGATGACTTAAGTTTCTCTGTAGGACTTGCATGATATGGATTCTACATctaagaaacagaaaaaggagaCATGTGAAAGACATACATAATTTTCTCTTAATAGAGAGTTCCTTTGTAACTTTTATCATGATGGGAAGGTTTCGTCTTGATTTTCTTAGTCCATAGTTGATTTTGTTTCATTTCCGGAATCTATTTGATTTGCAGTAATTGGAGGTTGTAGTTTATCCATTCTTGCTTGTGctctttatttaaattatatgcTGGGCTATGTTGGAGACTATTGTTATATGCATGTCAATTTGAACTTGCTATAGGCTCAATTTATACACTCCTTTTCACTTCTATTTAGTATCTGGTGAGATCTGACAAAGCTTTGTGGCTTTAATAAAACAATTGTGGATTTCTAGGTTGAGAAGTTATGGCCATGGAAATTACTCAGATTTTGTTATCTGCTCAATCAGCTGATGCAAGAGTTAGAACTGAGGCAGAGACCAGTCTTAGGCAGTTTCAAGAGCAGAACTTGCCTGTTTTTCTTCTATCATTGTCATTTGAGCTGTCAAATAATGAGAAGCCTACTGAATCCCGTCGGTTGGCTGGTATCATTCTTAAGAACTCTTTGGATGCCAAAGATGCTACCAGGAAATGCATTCTTGTCCAGCAATGGATGGGGATTGAGGTCGCAATTAAATCTCAGATCAAAGAATTGCTTTTAAGGACCCTTGGTTCATCTGCACAAGAGGCATGGCACACTTCTTCCCAAGTAATTGCTAAAATTGCCTCTATTGAGATACCACAAAAGCAGTGGCCAGAGTTAATAGCAACATTGCTAAACAACATGACTCAGCGCGATCAGCCTTCTTCACTTAAGCAGGCAACGTTAGAGACTCTTGGATATGTATGTGAAGAGATATCTGATCAAGATCTGGTGCAAGATGAAGTAAACACTGTTCTCACTGCTGTCGTTCAAGGTATGAACCTTGCCGAGCACAGTCCTGAAGTTCGCCTTGCTGCAACAAGGGCATTGTGTAATGCTTTAGGCTTTGCTCAGTCTAACTTTGAAAATGAGATGGAACGGAACTACATAATGAAGGTGGTATGTGAAACTGCTCTGTCCAAGGAGGTGGAGATTAGGAAGGCAGCTTTTGAATGTCTTGTTTCTATCGCCTCAACATACTATGATGTGCTTGAACCTTATATGCAGACTTTATTTGAACTCACATCAAACGCAGTGAAAGGAGATGTTGAGGAAGTTGCGCTTCAAGCTGTTGAGTTTTGGAGTTCTATTTGCGATGAAGAAATAGAGCTTCAAGAGTTTGAGAGTCCTGAAAGTGCAGATTCTGGGTCTCCTCATTCACGTTTCATTGAGAAAGCTCTGCCTGCTTTAGTTCCCATGCTGCTGGAGACTTTGCTAAAGCAGGAAGAGGATCAGGATCAGGATGATAGCATTTGGAATATATCTATGGCTGGTGGAACATGTCTTGGTCTTGTTTCCAGAACTGTAGGAGATCCTATTGTTCCTCTTGTGATCCCTTTTGTTGAGGATAATATAAGGAAGCCGGATTGGCATAGTCGTGAAGCTGCCACATATGCTCTTGGTTCAATCCTTGATGGGCCAACATTTGACAAGATCTCTCCTTTGGTTAATGCCGGTTTCGATTTCCTCCTTAATCTGATGAAGGATGAGAACAATCATGTCCGCGATACAACTGCGTGGACACTCTCACGCATTTTTGAGTTGTTGCATAGTCCAGCCAATGGATTTTCAGTACTCTCTCCTGGAAACCTCCCAAGGGTTGTTAAAGTATTGTTGGATAGCTTACAGGATGTGCCCAATGTTGCACAGAAGGTTTGTGGGGCAATTTATTACCTTGCCCAGGGGTTTGAAGATGCTGGAGCAAGTGCTTCACTTCTCTCGCCATACCTTCCAGACATCTTGACCCGTCTTGTTGCAACTGCTGATTGCACGGGTAGTGGTGACTCCAAGCTCCGGTCATCTGCATATGAAACTATCAGTGAGGTAGTTAGGTGCGCCAATATTGCTGAAGCATCTCAAATTATAGCGCAGCTCCTTCCTGCCATCATGAATAAGTTGGCACAGACATTTGAGCTCCAAATCGTGTCATTAGACGATAGAGTAAAGCAAAGTGATCTGCAGGCTTCTCTGTGCGGTGTTCTTCAAATCATTATTCAGAAACTAAGTAACACTGATGAAACAAAACCCATAATACTACAGTATGCCGATCAGATTATGTTGCTATTCCTTAGGGTTTTTGCCTGCCACAACTCTACGGTGCATGAAGAAACTATGCTTGCTATTGGTGCGCTTGCTTATGCTACAGGTGCAGACTTTCTGAAATATATGCAGGAGTTCTACAAGTATTTGGAGATGGGATTGCAAAATTATGAGGAATATCAGGTCTGTGCAATTACTGTGGGTGTTGTTGGTGATATTTGCCGTGCCTTGGATGACAAGGTGCTTCCATTTTGTGATGGGATTATGGAGCTCCTTCTCAATGATCTCCGCAGTGACGTACTGCACCGGTCTGTTAAGCCTCCCATTTTCTCTTGCTTTGGTGATATTGCTCTTGCAATTGGACATCGCTTTGAGAAATATGTCTGCTATGCACTGCCAATGATGCAAGGAGCTGCGGGAATTTGTGCCCAGATGGAAATGGATGATGAAGAGTTGCTGGAATATGGTTATCAGCTCAAGTGTAGCATTTTTGAAGCTTATTCTGGAATTCTCCAGGGCTTCAAGGATTCAAAGTCTGAGGTGATGTTGCCATACGCATCACATCTCATGCAATTCATTGAGTTGGTCTTCAAGGACAGGCAAAGGTAATTATTTATTGATCTTGTTTTCGCTCTGTGTGTGAAATATTATTCAGTTCAGAAGATTCAATTTGGTTATGCATTTTACAGGGACGAGTCTGTCACAAAGGCTGCAGTTGCGGTGACAGGTGATCTCGCAGATGCCCTGGGGCCAAACATAAAGTTACTATTAAAAGACTGGGCATTCTTGAATGACCTCTTGGGTGAGTGTCTGCAATCTGATGACGAGCAGCTCAAGGAAACAGCGACTTGGACCCAGGGGATGATTGGACGCATTATGGTCTCATGATGACGAGAAAGTTGTCCAAGCATGTTTGATTTCTGTTCTTCTCAAGTGGACAGCTTCATCTAGTCGGTAAAATCTTCCTGGGAACTAAAAAATTATAGTGTCCAGTGTCTTATGGTCTAGAATGTTAGTCCTTGAGCTCCCGATTGTTTTTGCGATGCGAGTCATCTGGGAGTGAAAGATTTTAGGGTGCATTTGGAATGTGCATTGGCCCTTTTGGGATTTGGACATCTCTTCAGTCATTCAGCCACTAAATCGGTGGTTTGTTGAGTCATTTTCAGGTCTTTTGATTCCATGCTCGTGCATCTTTGTCTTATCTGCAGTCCTCTTGCATATTTTCATGCATTCGTTAGGGGCATCCCTACTAAAGCATCCTGCTTTTGCAGTATGCATGCGAGACAGCGGGAATGAACTTCAACCCTGTCGTAAAAAAGCATTTGGCAGATTAATCTCAGGAAGAACGAATTTACAAATTTATCGACATCAATCCATGCTGATCTGAAATTCTTAGTGGCATCTCATGAGTTGATGTCATTAGATTTTTGCTTgaagaacagaaatttttgtgttttacCGAGTGATAATTTAGCATATCATGAGATTGGCAGCGTCCGACAGTACTTATCCAAAAACAGATAAATAGACGTGAGCTTTGAAAACTGAAACTGTTGTAGGCTCATTGGGGAAGCTAATCGAACTGAGGATTCTTTCAGGGAGATGCGCTTTCGACCTGATAAATAATATACGTAGTAAGGCCTGCCGAACGAAAGTTATTGACATCCGAATTTTAGTCGACAAATCTGATAACAAACACTTAAAACTGTTTTAATAAAG is a genomic window containing:
- the LOC115749241 gene encoding importin subunit beta-1-like, giving the protein MAMEITQILLSAQSADARVRTEAETSLRQFQEQNLPVFLLSLSFELSNNEKPTESRRLAGIILKNSLDAKDATRKCILVQQWMGIEVAIKSQIKELLLRTLGSSAQEAWHTSSQVIAKIASIEIPQKQWPELIATLLNNMTQRDQPSSLKQATLETLGYVCEEISDQDLVQDEVNTVLTAVVQGMNLAEHSPEVRLAATRALCNALGFAQSNFENEMERNYIMKVVCETALSKEVEIRKAAFECLVSIASTYYDVLEPYMQTLFELTSNAVKGDVEEVALQAVEFWSSICDEEIELQEFESPESADSGSPHSRFIEKALPALVPMLLETLLKQEEDQDQDDSIWNISMAGGTCLGLVSRTVGDPIVPLVIPFVEDNIRKPDWHSREAATYALGSILDGPTFDKISPLVNAGFDFLLNLMKDENNHVRDTTAWTLSRIFELLHSPANGFSVLSPGNLPRVVKVLLDSLQDVPNVAQKVCGAIYYLAQGFEDAGASASLLSPYLPDILTRLVATADCTGSGDSKLRSSAYETISEVVRCANIAEASQIIAQLLPAIMNKLAQTFELQIVSLDDRVKQSDLQASLCGVLQIIIQKLSNTDETKPIILQYADQIMLLFLRVFACHNSTVHEETMLAIGALAYATGADFLKYMQEFYKYLEMGLQNYEEYQVCAITVGVVGDICRALDDKVLPFCDGIMELLLNDLRSDVLHRSVKPPIFSCFGDIALAIGHRFEKYVCYALPMMQGAAGICAQMEMDDEELLEYGYQLKCSIFEAYSGILQGFKDSKSEVMLPYASHLMQFIELVFKDRQRDESVTKAAVAVTGDLADALGPNIKLLLKDWAFLNDLLGECLQSDDEQLKETATWTQGMIGRIMVS